In Episyrphus balteatus chromosome 4, idEpiBalt1.1, whole genome shotgun sequence, the sequence ATTGCGAACATATTTAAAACCCCCAAAGCCGTACAGTACATTGGAAATATTATTCATTCCATTTGAAAGCTCAATGTGGTTAGCCATTGTTACCCTTGCAATCGGAAAATGgatttggaaaaatttattgaaaaagcaAATCATCAAATCTCAGAAATTTAGTGGAAGATTTCAATTAATTTGTTGGTTATTTGGCACATTTATTTTACGCAGTTTGTACGAGGGttcaatatttaagtttttttatgaaaaacctCTCAGAGGCTTGCCAACAAATCTAGATGAAATGTTAAATGAAGGCTATAAATTTCTAACTAGAACTTCTATTGGAAACTTTTTGGAACCAGTCTTAGCAAGGGACAAAATGATTTTGTCCGATAAAAGTTGGTCAGATCTGTATCAACAATTTGCCAATTCAGAAGATGACAAACTTGCATTAGTTACAAtatcaaaattcttaaaaaatttccatgaaaaacctaaattcaaatattatatAAGATCTAAATCTGCTGTCTTACGTGTAAATTATTGTGGTTATTTaccaaaattttcatatttaactAAAGAATTTAATAGACAAATTAATCTTTTACAAAGTAATGGAGTGCTTGAGAATAATTTTCATCCAAAAGAAGGAAAACGTGAATTTGTTAAGACATCGGCAAATTTTTTGTCAATTGATAAGTTATTGGGAGTATTTCAAATGATTGGTGCTTCATATTGTATTTGTgtagttgtttttctttttgaagttatttCGAAACgtaacaaaattttgagaataaTTATGAATTTcattcaataaaattgttttacataCATATGTCACAAGAAAATGTTAGTGTTTAGaataaaatgttataaatgattttgttttgaaaataaagttcacTAATTAATTgcgtttgtttttaaatattttttgaaaatgcaaatatttttcagagttggtttttttaaccaaaGACTATATTGTTATCATTAACTTGCGCAATATTTTGAACTTTATTTCCAGGTAAATATCTTCAGCTGATGATCCagtgataagtgataagtgaAAAGTCATAAGTGATAAGTGATAGGTGATAAGTGACTATACTCTTATTGTCAAAGaactaaatacaaaaattcatgCTATTAGGTATCTTGGTATATTATGCATAAGTTGGTTGTTCTATTGCATGTAGTCAAAAAGTATCCAAATTGGCAGTATTCAAATTGAATGGATAACAATTGACAGGTGTTATTAAGCactacaaataaaaacaataaacattaAAACGTACCGATTTCTTACAAAATTATGTTAACATAAATAACTTCCATCAATGGATGGgaggtacttgctcttatggtaaaaaatggttagaatgttaaagttttaatagcatcaataaaacaaaaaaaattaatttaatttcatcatTATATTATAAGAAATGAGAAAAgaattcaaaattgtatttcaaataacgaaaacacctttttaaatAATCTGAATATCCAAATGAAATAATTCATTTAATATCTTGTATGACAaggaatttttcgatttttttttttttttttttttaatgtaggaactgttttttaatagtttttctttaataaaaactttcttAATAAATCATTATTAGacacataaaaatatattaaaaacgaCAATTaacacgtttttaaacaaaaattgtttttcaaaaaaaaaaaaaaaatttctcaaaaaaaaacaacatttatgcattttaatattaaaatttttatctatATCGGTTAAATCAGTTTAGATAAATCCAGAAATAAAGAAAAGGGTTTTATGGcagataaaaaatataatttgtatacCAATAGCAGGaccatatttttaatatttttatactcATGTgagttgtttttgagaaaaacaacattAATCAATTTTGTTGTATAGTATTAGCTATACTATACCCGTTAATTttggtaatacaaaaaaaaattatatacaatatTATCTGAttaaaaatatggtaaaatcaTGAAACATACCATTTTTAAGCCACCCGACattgtttcattttcaaaaacctCACCTCTTTGTTTGAAAGAAAACACAAATTCTTGTTTTAAATTCATTGGCTTTGAAAGAatcttaaaaaatgaaatttcaaagaCATcaatttgatttcctttaatGTTAATAAATGGATTCATAGCAAACACTATCGCTCTAAGAGGATATTGCcacaaatttctattttttagtGGAAAAGAAGGTTTCTTAAATTCGAGTTTGCCATTTTTGAAACGATTGTAAATCACTGGACACTTTAACAGTTCCTCGTAAATAATGTACGAGGATATTCACATCGATAATCAAAATTTCTACACATGATTGAAGAATTTGTCCAATAACAGTTAGTTGTTCATGTTCAAAATTTGGTAATACCACATAGTAAGTTTGAAACTCTCCAGAAGTGTCGAAAACACTTCGCATTCTTGaaactaaaagactaaaaaaaattctttatgaaTACAAAAgtgatcaaaaatttaaaacttactTAAACGTGTTTACTGAATTCACAAAACGAATCTGTGCATGGGTCTTGCTCTTGTGTTTCAATAAAGAAAGCTCTATTTCAGCATTTCCAATAGCTTTAAGCCGGAACTTATCAATAATATCATCAAATATCAGTTTATTTTCAAATGACtcgttttcattaaaaaatatgataaaagtttttttgaaatagtAAATTTCATAAAGATGGTCATTTAAAATAAGAGCGTGAAGGCAGTTTATTAAATTGTTTTCGGTTTGATTAATTTGAAGATGACCTTTAGATCGTTTAAACACAATTAAAACTACTAAaactaaacaatatttttaagataGACAACATTGCTTTAAGTTTAACACTTCTTCAACGAAGGATTAAAATTGATAAGTTTTTGACATGCATgtataaagcatttttttttttttttttttttttttttgagtaaaaatgtTACCATTCAGATTATGAATGGATTTTAAATGAATATAAGCTTAGAAACCTTTTTGTGATGATAGATAATGTTAATGATTTAATTGACGCATTTACTATTATTTCATCATTGTGCCatagtgaatattttttttcagtaatatCAAAAGTAATCCCATAGCagtaaataaaattccaaaaataaatagtaaatataattttaaaaaagtgattttcagttcatatgataaaaaatgaaaagaaattatACGTTGTCTGATTTCTTCCAAAaagagtttttagaaaaaaaaattaagctgcaAAACGATTTTATTCATACTTTACAAtagaaaaaaaccaacaaaaatgaTTCTGTTTGctatattttgaattagtttatTTGGCACACTTTTTTTACGCACCTAtaaagcaagtaaaaaaaatgtatggaaaaattaaaacatggtGTTTTCTGAAAGCAAATACAATTGAAATTGGTAAGAAAattctaaaaactaaaaacacttTTAACTATGACAATGAAACTTATTGATTTAACACAGCTtaacttcatttttatatacctactatGTTCCCTTTTAATGAGCTGATAATCTTTGGTAATTTCTATTTGCATTCtattagaaaatatataaaaatatatgcattTTAATGGTCACTCACAAAACCTAATGATAACTCAATGGTGAATTGGTGATTAATGTACGTGTCCAACTTTTAATATTTGTCGAAATATTTCAGTGTTAAACTCAAAGCTTCAAAATGAAGTTGTTTTTCCCAGAAATctttttcgttgtttttctCAAACCATCTTACGGTTTTCAAGTACCTCAAACAAACAACAATTTAATTGAATGTCTTCACGCTCTTATTTTTAATGACAATTTATATGATatttacaatattaaaaaaacttttggtatatttttgcatgaaaataagTCAAATATCAATCAAATGATATTTGGTGATATGATtgataaatttttacaaaaaaatattgaaaatgttcAAATAGAACTTTCAGGACGGTCTTCATTGAAATACAAAACTCATACACAAATTTTATTCGTCAATTCAGCAAATACATTCAAGTAAGTTTAGgagtttatacttttttattcttttttatttgtattttttttttttaagtcttttaGTTACacgaattcgaaaaaatttctTCGACATTTGTGGAGACTATCAAGTTTACTATATTCTGTTACCAAATTTCGAACATAAGCAACTGACTAATATCCGACAAATTCTTCAATCATGCTTACAAAATTTGATTATCGATGTTAATATCCTGGTTCAGGATCAACAAGGAACCGTTAAAGTGTATACCTACTTTCCGTTTACCAACACAAGTTGCAGAAGTACCAAACCAGTGATTTACAATcgttttaaaaatggaaaactagaATGGAAGAAATCTActtttccatcaaaaaataaaaatttatggcAATGTCCTTTAAAAGCGATAGTTTATAATATATATCCATTTATAAATATTCGTGAAAACAGCATTGATGGCTTGGATATTAAATTTCTGAAGGCTCTTTctgaaaaaatgaactttaagctAGAACTAGTGTATTCTCCAATAAATTT encodes:
- the LOC129919054 gene encoding uncharacterized protein LOC129919054 — translated: MIDEFRHKAIGNAEMEISVGSTLKHKTHAQILFVNSVNTFNLLVTRIRSNFDTSGEFQTYYVLLPNVGHEQLTVIGQILQSSLEMLIIDINILIQDVQGTVNVYTYFIFTKTSCRSSKPMIYNRFKNGKLEWKKPTFPPKNKNLFQCPLRAIVINLNPFINIRKNQIDGLDISFLKILSKAMNFKLEFVISTENAYDVFENGTMTGSFKMLNDGEGDISFSANICLKRRRKHLAPTTIYTSAKLRTYLKPPKPYSTLEILFIPFESSMWLAIVTLAIGKWIWKNLLKKQIIKSQKFSGRFQLICWLFGTFILRSLYEGSIFKFFYEKPLRGLPTNLDEMLNEGYKFLTRTSIGNFLEPVLARDKMILSDKSWSDLYQQFANSEDDKLALVTISKFLKNFHEKPKFKYYIRSKSAVLRVNYCGYLPKFSYLTKEFNRQINLLQSNGVLENNFHPKEGKREFVKTSANFLSIDKLLGVFQMIGASYCICVVVFLFEVISKRNKILRIIMNFIQ